One window of the Cryptococcus neoformans var. grubii H99 chromosome 12, complete sequence genome contains the following:
- a CDS encoding cytoplasmic protein, variant, with translation MSPQSVLVVGASRGLGLALVKHYASVIHPSNVFATVRGSAPSDTFPKGVRIIEGVDCSKEDCGQMVVDGLQGASVDLVAYVAGVLKPESIENLSWKDEMLMYSVCSIAPVFVVKSLLFASSLSPSAKILFLTSEAGSVTLRTESEGGGAFGHHGSKAAANMVGHLLSYDLKERGIPIAMVHPGFLKTDMTKNAGMEEFYDKMGAITPEEAAKPLADFADKLDLSMSGKFWAPLGARGIGNAEEVLGKKVLDKPGPLEIPW, from the exons ATGTCT CCTCAGTCAGTTCTCGTAGTTGGGGCCTCTCGTGGTCTTGGTCTGGCCCTTGTCAAGCATTACGCCTCAGTCATACACCCCTCCAACGTCTTCGCTACTGTCCGTGGATCCGCCCCTTCTGACACTTTCCCCAAGGGCGTCAGGATCATTGAAGGTGTAGATTGCTCCAAAGAGGACTGTGGTCAGATGGTGGTAGATGGGCTGCAAGGGGCCAGCGTCGACCTTGTTGCCTATGTTGCTGGTGTCCTGAAACCAGAG TCGATCGAGAACCTTAGCTGGAAAGACGAAATGTTGATGTATTCTGTCTGCTCCATTGCACCTGTGTTTGTCGTCAAATCACT CCTTTTCGCCTCTTCTCTATCGCCCAGCGCTAAGATCCTCTTTTTAACTTCTGAGGCCGGATCTGTAACTTTACGAACAGAGTCagagggtggtggagcaTTTGGCCACCATGGCAGTAAGGCTGCTGCCAACATGGTAGGACATCTATTAAGCTATGACCTCAAAGAGAGAGGCATCCCTATTGCTATGGTCCAT CCCGGTTTTTTGAAGACTG ATATGACCAAGAACGCTGGCATGGAAGAGTTCTACGACAAGATGGGGGCCATCACCCCTGAGGAAGCTGCAAAGCCTTTGGCTGATTTTGCTGACAAACTCGATTTGAGTATGAGTGGAAAATTTTGGGCTCCAC TTGGCGCTAGAGGCATTGGAAATGCCGAAGAGGTccttgggaagaaggtgctGGACAAGCCCGGACCCTTGGAGATTCCTTGGTGA
- a CDS encoding cytoplasmic protein, producing the protein MSAFQPQSVLVVGASRGLGLALVKHYASVIHPSNVFATVRGSAPSDTFPKGVRIIEGVDCSKEDCGQMVVDGLQGASVDLVAYVAGVLKPESIENLSWKDEMLMYSVCSIAPVFVVKSLLFASSLSPSAKILFLTSEAGSVTLRTESEGGGAFGHHGSKAAANMVGHLLSYDLKERGIPIAMVHPGFLKTDMTKNAGMEEFYDKMGAITPEEAAKPLADFADKLDLSMSGKFWAPLGARGIGNAEEVLGKKVLDKPGPLEIPW; encoded by the exons ATGTCT GCTTTTCAGCCTCAGTCAGTTCTCGTAGTTGGGGCCTCTCGTGGTCTTGGTCTGGCCCTTGTCAAGCATTACGCCTCAGTCATACACCCCTCCAACGTCTTCGCTACTGTCCGTGGATCCGCCCCTTCTGACACTTTCCCCAAGGGCGTCAGGATCATTGAAGGTGTAGATTGCTCCAAAGAGGACTGTGGTCAGATGGTGGTAGATGGGCTGCAAGGGGCCAGCGTCGACCTTGTTGCCTATGTTGCTGGTGTCCTGAAACCAGAG TCGATCGAGAACCTTAGCTGGAAAGACGAAATGTTGATGTATTCTGTCTGCTCCATTGCACCTGTGTTTGTCGTCAAATCACT CCTTTTCGCCTCTTCTCTATCGCCCAGCGCTAAGATCCTCTTTTTAACTTCTGAGGCCGGATCTGTAACTTTACGAACAGAGTCagagggtggtggagcaTTTGGCCACCATGGCAGTAAGGCTGCTGCCAACATGGTAGGACATCTATTAAGCTATGACCTCAAAGAGAGAGGCATCCCTATTGCTATGGTCCAT CCCGGTTTTTTGAAGACTG ATATGACCAAGAACGCTGGCATGGAAGAGTTCTACGACAAGATGGGGGCCATCACCCCTGAGGAAGCTGCAAAGCCTTTGGCTGATTTTGCTGACAAACTCGATTTGAGTATGAGTGGAAAATTTTGGGCTCCAC TTGGCGCTAGAGGCATTGGAAATGCCGAAGAGGTccttgggaagaaggtgctGGACAAGCCCGGACCCTTGGAGATTCCTTGGTGA
- a CDS encoding cytoplasmic protein, which translates to MASLTELFQFLDSPNPSARHLALQNLIGHTPKNSTNRNIFIPSSFAGNITSGSGLVPNKRKDGSDEDEIKIKALKDLTYLCMDQAPIAHDALSALINLSDNPVVARHIVDKEFLVWLVSYTANTTSPLSPLTSMLLSNITSHPSLIPNLANLTIPIIPLPKSTHYPPYFLPASGSASSTIHPDFRDPTIGLANAEAGQEPEREIEAVRALVQAFEDGASDGVKEGTGKRKGDCNFLASVFANISMAPVTRQLLLTPRPPFPQPAEATPSEDDEPLLSKIVVYTGHPDTIRRGGALGCIKNCAMDRASMSWLLASEEDRVRLPSDPTRMIKGVDVLPWVLAPLMGSEEYDIDEMDKLPPTLQFLPPEKERERDPVLRMMCVEILLLLATTFTGREALRNRGAYYVVREHHKVETDQQIKDSIERLVGLLQRDESRDTKQDHIEELVRGAVKQEAEEEEMGELDVVEV; encoded by the exons ATGGCTTCCCTTACGGAGCTCTTCCAATTCCTCGATTCTCCTAACCCCTCAGCTAGGCATCTTGCTCTCCAAAATCTTATCGGCCACACTCCCAAGAACTCGACCAACCgaaacatcttcatcccttcttcttttgctgGCAACATTACTAGCGGCAGCGGACTGGTGCCCAAcaaaaggaaagatgggTCGGATGAGGACGAAATCAAAATAAAGGCTTTGAAGGACTTGACATATCTGTGCATGGACCAAGCG CCGATTGCCCATGATGCTCTTTCCGCTTTGATCAACCTTTCGGATAATCCTGTTGTGGCCCGACACATCGTGGACAAGGAATTCCTTGTCTGGCTTGTATCGTACACTGCC AACACTACCTCCCCGCTTTCTCCCCTTACTTCCATGCTGCTGTCCAACATcacttcccatccttctttgatTCCCAATCTTGCCAATCTCACCATTCCTATaatccctctccccaaATCTACGCACTATCCACCGTATTTCCTTCCCGCTTCTGGAtcagcatcatcaacaaTCCACCCTGATTTCCGTGACCCTACTATCGGTCTTGCCAATGCCGAGGCCGGTCAAGAACCTGAAAGGGAGATCGAAGCCGTCCGGGCATTGGTGCAAGCTTTTGAGGATGGTGCTTCTGATGGTGTGAAGGAGGGTACCGGTAAACGTAAGGGTGACTGTAACTTTTTGGCCTCAGTCTTTGCCAACATCTCAATGGCCCCTGTTACCAGacaacttcttctcactcctcgccctccctTTCCGCAGCCTGCCGAGGCTACACCTTCAGAAGACGATGAGCCCCTGTTATCAAAGATTGTTGTCTATACAGGTCACCCTGATACTATCAGGCGAGGTGGTGCCCTGGGATGTATCAAGAACTGTGCTATGGATCGGGCCAGTATGAGTTGGCTGTTGGCTAGTGAAG AGGATCGAGTTAGGTTACCCTCAGACCCCACGCGAATGATCAAGGGTGTTGACGTTTTGCCTTGGGTTTTGGCTCCTCTCATGGGTTCTGAAGAATATGACATTGAT GAAATGGACAAGCTTCCCCCTACTCTGCAGTTCCTTCCTCCCGAGAAGGAACGTGAGAGGGACCCAGTACTCCGTATGATGTGTGTGGAGATTCTGCTTTTGCTTGCTACCA CTTTCACTGGCCGAGAAGCCCTTCGAAACCGAGGTGCCTACTACGTCGTTCGAGAGCACCACAAGGTTGAGACGGATCAACAG ATCAAGGACTCTATTGAGCGACTTGTTGGTCTCTTACAACGTGACGAAAGCAGGGATACCAAGCAGGACCATATCGAAGAGCTTGTCAGGGGTGCAGTCAAGCaggaggcagaggaagaagagatgggagaGTTGGACGTCGTTGAGGTCTAA
- a CDS encoding mRNA export factor: MLSTFRTGVKDIELANPPTDSISRIEFSPTTDILAVASWDNNVRLYDVNSQGQNQGKAMYSHQAPVLDLTWSADGQYVFSSGCDNAAQMYNVQTQQAQQVAQHDAPIKCVEFAEVPGSGQVLITAGWDKKLKYWDLRSPNPIATIDLSDRAYSMSVAQQLLVCATGDRQLHVINLSSPTAIFKSIESPLKWQTRVVSCFPTGDAFAVGSIEGRVAIQYPGEDDKRNFSFKCHRYDIPTGSMPRTPAVSGSQNVFAINSLTFHKVQGTFCSGGSDGSLTFWDGISRTKLKTFSCKDLNNGDTDVRPPRFGTPIVSTSFNRTQEIIAYAMSYDWSKGHSGVPPAGQNITKVMLHPVKPEEVNKKPKRN; this comes from the exons ATGCTGTCCACTTTCCGAACCGGTGTCAAGGATATTGAACTCGCCAACCCTCCTACAGACTCAATCTCTAGAATCGAATTCTCTCCCACCACCGATATACTTGCTGTGGCGAGTTGGGACAATAAT GTGCGGTTATACGACGTAAACTCACAAGGGCAGAACCAAGGGAAGGCGATGTACTCTCATCAGGCTCCTGTACTTGATTTAACTTGGTCAGCG GACGGCCAATATGTCTTTTCCTCCGGATGCGATAACGCTGCCCAAATGTACAACGTCCAAACACAGCAGGCACAGCAAGTAGCTCAACATGATGCACCCATAAAGTGTGTTGAATTTGCCGAAGTGCCGGGGAGCGGACAGGTTCTGATTACAGCGGGCTGGGATAAGAAGCTCAAG TACTGGGACTTGAGATCACCCAACCCTATTGCAACTATCGACCTCTCCGATAGGGCCTATTCGATGAGCGTTGCTCAACAACTGTTGGTCTGTGCTACGGGGGACCGTCAACTGCATGTCATCAACCTTTCAAGCCCTAccgccatcttcaag AGTATTGAATCACCGTTGAAATGGCAAACACGAGTTGTCAGCTGTTTTCCTACCGGAGATGCATTCGCTGTTGGAAGTATTGAGGGACGAGTAGCTATCCA ATACCCAGGGGAGGATGACAA GCGAAATTTCTCTTTCAAATGTCATCGATACGACATTCCTACCGGTAGCATGCCGCGAACTCCCGCTGTCAGCGGCTCCCAGAATGTTTTCGCTATCAACTCTCTCACTTTCCACAAGGTACAAGGAACTTTCTGCTCTGGTGGCAGCGACGGTAGTTTGACATTCTGGGACGGTATCTCTCGAACAAAACTTAAGA CTTTCTCCTGCAAGGATTTGAACAACGGAGACACAGATGTTCGACCACCAAGATTTGGTACTCCCATTGTTTCTACTTCCTTTAACCGAACCCAAGAAATCATCGCCTA CGCCATGTCATATGATTGGTCCAAGGGCCACAGCGGTGTCCCACCTGCAGGACAGAACATTACTAAGGTTATGTTGCATCCTGTCAAGCCTGAAGAAGTCAACAAGAAGCCCAAGAGGAATTAA
- a CDS encoding proliferating cell nuclear antigen (pcna) codes for MLEARVKQAVVLKKLLDAIKELVSDGNLDCTEEGISLQAMDNSHIALVALKLEASEFDEYRCDRNMPLGVNLASLTKILKCAKDTDVVTLKASDDADALNLIFESPKEDRVGEYEMKLMDIDQEHLGIPDTQYDATVSMSSAEFARICRDLAVLGESVKIECSKEGVTFSADGEVGKGSVLLRQNAGQDRSRVKDEDEVDEDEKLDIKPKTKREARRDPDEDDEDGQRSDVDVKPDIEGEDELQDEEEQEEGEERPKKRKAGGKKDKANKRAKKEDVEEPGVSIILERQVSLTFSLKYLTNFAKSAPLAREVTLHMSNDVPLLVQFEFEQGTLQFFLAPKIADE; via the exons ATGCTGGAAGCACGTGTAAAACAGGCTGTAGTTCTCAAGAAACTCTTAGATG CTATCAAGGAACTTGTTTCTGATGGTAATCTCGACTGTACTGAGGAAGGTATC TCTCTTCAAGCCATGGACAATTCCCATATTGCTTTGGTCGCCCTAAAGCTTGAAGCTTCTGAATTTGATGAATATAGATGCGACCGAAACATGCCACTCGGTGTTAAT CTTGCCTCATTGACCAAAATTCTCAAATGTGCTAAAGACACGGATGTTGTCACACTTAAGGCTTCTGACGACGCCGATGCACTTAACCTTATATTTGAATCTCCTA AGGAGGATCGTGTAGGCGAGTACGAAATGAAACTAATGGACATCGACCAAGAACATCTTGGCATCCCTGACACCCAATATGATGCCACCGTTTCCATGTCCTCTGCTGAATTTGCTCGCATCTGCCGTGATCTCGCTGTCCTCGGCGAGTCAGTCAAAATCGAATGCTCCAAGGAGGGCGTCACCTTCTCCGCTGACGGTGAAGTTGGGAAGGGTTCTGTCCTTCTCCGTCAAAACGCCGGTCAGGACAGAAGCAGAgtcaaggatgaggatgaggtggatgaggatgaaaaatTGGATATCAAGCCCAAAACAAAGCGGGAAGCCAGACGGGACCCtgacgaggatgacgaggacggCCAGAGGTCAGACGTTGACGTGAAGCCGGATATCGAAGGCG AGGATGAACttcaggatgaagaagagcaagaagagggggaggagcGGCCCAAGAAGCGAAAGGCGGGtggcaagaaggacaag GCCAATAAGCgagccaagaaggaggatgtcgaGGAACCTGGAGTATCTATCATCCTTGAACGACAAGTTTCACTCACATTTTCTTTAAAATACCTCACCAACTTTGCCAAATCCGCTCCTCTTGCAAGAGAAGTCACTTTGCATATGAGTAACGATGTACCTCTTCTGGTGCAGTTTGAATTTGAACAGGGAACATTGCAATTCTTTTTGGCGCCTAAG ATTGCGGACGAGTAA
- a CDS encoding inositol/phosphatidylinositol phosphatase, producing the protein MAFNALPLHETLNLYVSPTAYIFEPASSSAGHVGIDGTIFVDEKNVRESMVVDRQTGQISLSTASHIPFGKEKVITCYGIIGILSLATTDFLLIVTSRSPSCRLLSHPIYLANDYRLLPISPLSTSSAILEHPVEKELISLVEQGLKSSKLWFSYGWDLTNSLQRQQEIDLKLSQSGEQWPAWRRADERFFWNRFLMDKMIDVTESGEADLSRFILPIMYGSIELRSSTLNSRDLLFLLISRRSRYRAGTRYFTRGINPSGHVANFNETEQIVMYDPIPENGEAYGRGRVDGRERLSFVQTRGSVPLFWAEVNNLRYKPDLQIMDYTETPQALKAHLNSMIKTYGHTYLVNLVNQKGHEQPVKEAFERYMSLVASSDPSIQEKAHYLYFDFHHECKGLRFDRISLLVEKLATALEDMSWYHSVNPDSSTYALLQPNSADTQVLTKQTGVVRTNCMDCLDRTNVAQAALARWVLNRQLRKVGILSVKEGVEDHEEFMIMFRNVWADHGDTVSRAYAGTGALKSDFTRTGKRSKEGLLEDGYKSVMRYFRNNFFDGDRQDGFDILTGAWVAQRGGIPPLTDTRPLIMRSMPYILAFALTMITAALTLPRTSEMSIYSFLVLWFFLAFFSGSYIWGNGTSYVSWPRLNPPLEILSYSGPGHRSPVRGRGMSFAAIVPLFDRRRQNGPGAGVLGATGGFGGRNDGRPAMYKMEESELGRRKGALID; encoded by the exons ATGGCGTTTAATGCTCTACCT CTTCACGAAACCTTAAACCTCTACGTCTCTCCTACGGCTTACATTTTCGAGCCTGCTTCCTCCAGTGCTGGCCATGTGGGAATCGATGGAACTATATTCGTTGATGAAAAGAATGTAAGGGAGAGTATGGTTGTGGACCGTCAGACTGGCCAGATTAGCTTGAGTA CGGCTTCTCATATACCAtttggaaaggaaaaggttaTTACTTGCTACGGTATTATTGGCATTCTCAGCCTTGCTACTA CCGATTTTCTTCTTATTGTCACTTCCCGCTCTCCTTCATGtcgccttctttctcaCCCTATCTATCTTGCGAATGATTATCGACTTCTTCCTATTTCCCCTCTGTCTACTTCCTCCGCCATTCTTGAACATCCTGTGGAGAAGGAACTCATCTCTCTTGTTGAGCAGGGTCTCAAATCCAGTAAACTCTGGTTCTCGTATGGTTGGGACCTTACCAATTCTTTGCAGAGGCAACAAGAAATCGATTTGAAGCTCTCACAGTCCGGAGAACAATGGCCCGCCTGGAGACGGGCAGATGAACGTTTCTTTTGGAACAGGTTTCTCATGGACAAGATGATTGACGTGACCGAGAGCGGTGAGGCAGATCTGAGCCGATTTATCCTTCCTATAATGTACGGCTCTATTGAGCTTCGGTCATCGACTCTTAACTCTCGGgatctccttttcctaCTCATCTCTCGGCGATCTCGTTACCGAGCTGGTACCAGATACTTCACGCGAGGCATCAACCCCTCTGGCCACGTCGCCAATTTCAACGAGACTGAGCAAATTGTTATGTATGACCCTATCCCGGAGAACGGAGAAGCCTAcggaaggggaagggtaGACGGTAGGGAAAGGCTGAGCTTTGTGCAGACAAGAGGGAGTGTTCCGCTATTCTGGGCCGAGGTCAACAACTTGAGGTACAAGCCCGATTTGCAAATTATGGATTACACTGAGACG cctcaagctctcaaaGCACATCTCAACAGTATGATTAAGACCTATGGCCATACATATCTTGTGAATCTTGTAAATCAAAAGGGACACGAACAACCTGTCAAGGAAGCTTTTGAGCGCTACATGTCCCTTGTCGCCTCATCCGACCCGTCCATTCAGGAGAAGGCTCACTACCTCTACTTTGACTTTCACCACGAATGCAAAGGTCTAAGGTTTGACCGAATTTCCCTTTTGGTCGAGAAGCTTGCGACAGCACTTGAGGATATGAGCTGGTACCATTCTGTCAACCCCGACTCGTCAACCTATGCTCTCTTGCAACCAAACTCTGCAGACACCCAGGTACTTACTAAGCAAACGGGCGTCGTCAGAACCAACTGTATGGATTGTCTAGACAGGACCAATGTCGCACAAGCGGCTCTGGCTAGATGGGTTTTGAACCGGCAATTAAGGAAGGTCGGGATCCTGAGCGTGAAGGAAGGTGTGGAGGATCACGAAGAGTTTATGATTATGTTCCGGAATG TGTGGGCCGATCATGGTGACACCGTCTCCCGAGCTTATGCAGGAACTGGTGCTCTCAAATCCGACTTTACTCGTACCGGTAAACGATCCAAGGAGGGTCTCTTGGAAGATGGTTACAAAAGCGTGATGAGATACTTTAGGAATAACTTCTTCGATGGCGATCGTCAG GATGGTTTTGATATTCTAACTGGAGCATGGGTAGCCCAAAGGGGTGGCATTCCTCCATTGACTGATACAAGACCTCTTATCATGCGCTCG ATGCCGTACATACTGGCGTTTGCTCTCACAATGATCACCGCAGCTCTCACATTGCCACGAACCTCGGAGATGTCCATAtattccttcctcgtcctttGGTTCTTCCTTGCATTCTTCTCAGGAAGTTATATTTGGGGCAAT GGTACATCATACGTCTCCTGGCCGCGTTTGAACCCTCCTCTAGAAATTCTCTCTTACTCTGGACCGGGTCACCGCTCTCCGGTCCGCGGTCGAGGGATGTCGTTCGCAGCCATTGTGCCCCTGTTCGATCGTCGACGCCAAAATGGTCCTGGAGCTGGCGTACTTGGTGCCACCGGCGGCTTCGGAGGAAGGAACGATGGAAGACCTGCAATGTATAAGATGGAGGAGTCGGAgttggggaggaggaagggtgcGTTGATTGATTAA
- a CDS encoding glucose oxidase — MLAPLALLPLLSLALPQVSADTRPGGLPHNLHHPYRRSLKRSITSDASSINGESFDFVIAGGGVAGLTLAARLSEWSNVTVLCIEAGGDGSNYEDQINIPGYSYLNSLTGTAYDWAYNTVPQTDALSLTKYWPRGKGLGGSGAINGLFWGRASSIEYDAWATLNPNGNETWNWEEINRYIKKAENLTAPSEDFQEKFGIVVNASAHGDNGPIQIGFSEYIFDEVAKWIPTWETLGLSGKDLAGGSTHGAMISTSTINMQNQTRSDSKSGYIDPLPPRSNLVILTEQQVTSVIFNGSTDASGNIIASGVTFQANANSASYSVQANKEVLLAGGTVGSPQILQLSGIGPNHLLSNLGIDTKIDLPVGYNLQDHVSYSMYWSTPQGTLTWSNLSASSTLQSEQLAQYKSNFTGMWTYVNEAVGYPSMSDIMQSSSSASSYASAVSSAIDSMVTNITSWLDLPDSVATGLKSQYQIQQEWLTEDIGQLEIVLTLLGNGGNELGIQVALQHPFSRGTILINSTDPFTQPNINPDYFGVGYDIDIMGYGSEFARRLAAASPLSEVMITETAPGSTVTGDSLATYTKQKCGTEYHPLGTCSMLPKNSGGVVDTTLTVYGTSNLRVIDTSVAPLQLSAHLMATTYGIAEKGADIIKKKHWYVEPVTSSSATVATATTSTEATTAAVGDATDTAVTNINQNNAESGSTLSSGAKIGIGVGVGVGAAAVLAGLLLFFLMRKKNRKEDEKGWYGDRQEGWNPDAGGAYKEPGPTYPMADFDSHGSYASPTPAFIGNHSRNQSINTIATSDLASRTPMRNSSSFSYAAGGPGVGRTASPYRDDMSDDGNGQGHVYQAPGAPAGPQATRGEQRYHPVNIR, encoded by the exons ATGCTCGCGCCTCTCGCATTGCTCCCCTTGCTCTCCCTGGCGCTTCCTCAGGTGTCTGCTGACACTCGACCAGGGGGCCTTCCCCATAATCTTCACCATCCATATCGCCGTTCCCTAAAGCGATCCATTACCTCAGACGCGTCCTCTATCAATGGTGAATCATTCGACTTTGTGattgctggtggtggtgttgCTGGTTTGACTCTCGCAGCAAGATTGAGTGAATGGAGTAATGTGACCGTCTTATGTATCGAAGCCGGTGGAGACGGCTCTAACTACGAGGATCAAATTAATATCCCTG GCTACTCCTACCTCAACTCTCTCACGGGTACTGCGTATGACTGGGCATACAACACTGTTCCACAGACAGATGCTCTCAGCCTCACGAAGTATTGGCCcagaggaaaaggtttGGGTGGTTCAGGTGCCATTAACGGTTTATTTTGGGGAAGAGCAAGTTCTATCGAGTATGATGCTTGGGCTA CTTTAAATCCTAATGGCAACGAGACATGGAATTGGGAAGAAATCAACAGGTACATCAAGAAG GCCGAGAATCTCACCGCTCCTTCTGAAGATTTTCAGGAAAAATTTGGCATCGTCGTTAACGCATCTGCCCACGGCGACAATGGACCCATTCAAATCGGTTTTTCCGAATATATTTTCGATGAGGTGGCTAAGTGGATTCCTACCTGGGAAACTCTTGGGCTCTCTGGAAAAGATCTCGCAGGTGGCTCAACACACGGTGCCATGATTTCTACTTCCACAATCAACATGCAAAATCAGACGCGATCCGATTCCAAGTCCGGTTACATcgatcctcttcccccaaGGTCCAACCTTGTAATTTTGACTGAGCAACAGGTCACAAGCGTCATATTCAATGGAAGCACAGACGCGAGTGGAAACATCATCGCCAGTGGTGTTACTTTCCAAGCGAACGCTAATTCGGCCAGCTATTCAGTTCAGGCCAATAAGGAAGTGCTTTTGGC CGGTGGAACTGTTGGCTCTCCTCAGATTCTTCAGCTCTCAGGTATTGGGCCCAATCATCTCCTGTCCAACCTGGGCATCGATACTAAAATTGACCTGCCCGTCGGTTATAACCTTCAGGACCACGTTTCTTACTCTATGTATTGGTCCACTCC TCAAGGTACCCTTACATGGAGCAATCTGAGTGCTTCCAGCACACTTCAGAGCGAGCAATTGGCTCAATACAAGTCAAATTTCACCGGCATGTGGACTTACGTCAATGAAGCCGTTGGAT ACCCCTCCATGTCGGATATCATGCAGTCAAGCTCATCAGCATCGTCCTATGCCTCGGCAGTATCCTCTGCTATTGACTCCATGGTCACCAACATCACTTCCTGGCTCGATCTTCCGGACTCTGTTGCTACGGGTCTCAAATCACAGTATCAGATTCAGCAAGAGTGGCTTACTGAGGACATTGGTCAGCTCGAAATTGTTCTTACCCTGCTTGGGAATGGTGGCAATGAATTGGGTATCCAGGTCGCTTTGCAGCACCCGTTCTCTCGAGGTACCATTTTGATTAACTCCACCGACCCTTTCACCCAGCCGAACATCAATCCAGACTATTTTGGTGTAGGTTACGATATTGATATCATGGGCTATGGCTCTGAATTCGCTAGGCGTTTGGCTGCTGCGAGTCCTTTGTCTGAAGTTATGATCACCGAGACCGCTCCCGGATCCACCGTCACTGGCGACTCTCTTGCTACCTACACGAAGCAGAAGTGCGGAACCGAGTACCATCCCCTTGGTACTTGTTCTATGCTTCCTAAGAATAGCGGTGGTGTTGTTGACACCACTCTTACTGTCTATGGTACCAGTAACTTGCGAGTCATTGACACTTCTGTTGCTCCCTTGCAGCTCTCCGCACACTTGATGGCCACTACGTATGGTATTGCCGAAAAAGGTGCTGATatcatcaagaagaagcattGGTATGTCGAGCCTGTTACCAGCTCGTCCGCGACTGTAGCAACTGCTACCACCTCGACTGAAGCAACGACGGCTGCTGTGGGCGACGCCACCGACACTGCTGTCACCAACATAAATCAGAACAATGCAGAGTCTGGTAGTACCTTGAGTTCAGGTGCTAAAATCGGTATTGGAGTCGGTGTCGGTGTTGGCGCCGCTGCTGTTCTCGCAGGTTTGTTGttattcttcttgatgaggaagaagaaccgGAAGGAGGACGAAAAGGGATGGTACGGTGAcagacaagaaggatggaacCCGGATGCTGGAGGTG CTTACAAGGAGCCTGGGCCTACCTACCCTATGGCTGATTTCGACTCTCACGGTTCCTATGCTTCTCCTACACCTGCTTTCATTGGAAACCATTCTCGGAACCAATCCATAAATACTATCGCCACGTCGGATCTTGCGTCTCGCACGCCCATGCgcaactcttcctccttctcctacGCTGCTGGTGGTCCTGGTGTCGGGCGGACTGCTAGCCCGTACAGAGATGATATGAGCGATGACGGAAATGGACAAGGCCATGTGTATCAGGCACCTGGAGCACCCGCTGGTCCACAAGCCACAAGGGGCGAGCAAAGGTATCACCCTGTTAACATTAGATAA